Proteins encoded by one window of Actinocorallia herbida:
- a CDS encoding peroxidase-related enzyme (This protein belongs to a clade of uncharacterized proteins related to peroxidases such as the alkylhydroperoxidase AhpD.) — MTFEVAEPRLSRFGTPDRSKFPADVEELFVDAEKKQGRVPNYLNSYAHNTETLKRLLTFYHSLWDPNGGTLTIQERELISVVVSHENGCGYCKANHRAGLAAALKDRELAHRIADDHHIIGFGPREQAIVDLAVKLTVNPSHVNDTDVLGLRDHGLTDEQIVEVIEVTSFFNYTNRLTIGIGTRPDEEFFQR; from the coding sequence ATGACGTTCGAAGTAGCCGAGCCCCGCCTGTCCCGGTTCGGGACCCCGGACCGGTCGAAGTTCCCCGCGGACGTCGAGGAGCTCTTCGTCGACGCGGAGAAGAAGCAGGGCCGCGTCCCCAACTACCTGAACAGCTACGCCCACAACACGGAGACCCTCAAGCGGCTGCTGACCTTCTACCACTCGCTGTGGGACCCGAACGGGGGCACGCTCACCATCCAGGAGCGGGAGCTCATCTCCGTCGTCGTCTCGCACGAGAACGGCTGCGGTTACTGCAAGGCCAACCACCGCGCCGGCCTCGCCGCCGCCCTCAAGGACCGCGAGCTGGCCCACCGGATCGCCGACGACCACCACATCATCGGGTTCGGCCCGCGCGAGCAGGCGATCGTGGACCTGGCGGTCAAGCTCACCGTGAACCCGTCGCACGTCAACGACACCGACGTCCTGGGCCTGCGCGACCACGGCCTCACCGACGAGCAGATCGTCGAGGTCATCGAGGTCACGTCCTTCTTCAACTACACCAACCGCCTCACCATCGGCATCGGCACCCGCCCCGACGAGGAGTTCTTCCAGCGCTGA
- a CDS encoding SfnB family sulfur acquisition oxidoreductase — MTTQTAVAAPPALTDETAPVVAAEVADRVRPGSAERDREARHPAAELADLAATGLLGIAVPAAYGGGGVRPGTVAEVFRLLAVGDAAVSQLLLSHFVLVELLKAAGSDAQKEFFFGEAVRGVRFGNATAERGTKHIFDRKTALTADPDGGHLLNGQKFYTTGALASGWIGVAASTDGDQSQPVLAFVRPDDEGVEFADDWTAFGQRPTASGSITFTDVRVPADRVLVLGPVPADPPPQTLGAYDQILHAAIDVGIGRAALEDGAAFVAERSRPWFESGHDRAADEPHTLVHFGRLTTRLHALEALFARAGAVLDAAYAAPELTDENTAAASLAVAEAKAFAQDISVQIATDILELAGTSAADSRHGLDRHWRNVRVHSLHDPARWKHHHIGNHLLNAVNPPRYPLL; from the coding sequence ATGACAACCCAGACGGCAGTGGCCGCGCCGCCCGCGCTCACCGACGAGACCGCCCCCGTGGTCGCCGCCGAGGTCGCCGACCGCGTCCGTCCCGGATCCGCGGAACGCGACAGGGAAGCCCGGCATCCCGCGGCCGAACTCGCCGACCTCGCCGCGACCGGACTGCTCGGCATCGCCGTCCCCGCGGCCTACGGCGGCGGCGGGGTACGGCCCGGCACCGTCGCGGAGGTCTTCCGGCTCCTCGCGGTGGGCGACGCGGCGGTCTCTCAGCTCCTGCTCTCGCACTTCGTGCTCGTCGAACTCCTCAAGGCCGCGGGCTCGGACGCGCAGAAGGAGTTCTTCTTCGGCGAGGCGGTCCGGGGCGTCCGGTTCGGCAACGCCACGGCCGAGCGCGGCACCAAGCACATCTTCGACCGGAAGACCGCGCTCACCGCGGACCCGGACGGCGGCCACCTGCTGAACGGGCAGAAGTTCTACACCACCGGCGCGCTCGCCTCGGGCTGGATCGGCGTGGCGGCCTCGACCGACGGTGACCAGTCCCAGCCCGTCCTCGCCTTCGTCCGCCCCGACGACGAGGGCGTCGAGTTCGCCGACGACTGGACGGCCTTCGGCCAGCGCCCGACCGCCAGCGGTTCGATCACCTTCACCGACGTGCGCGTCCCGGCCGACCGGGTCCTCGTGCTCGGCCCCGTCCCGGCCGACCCGCCGCCGCAGACCCTCGGCGCCTACGACCAGATCCTGCACGCCGCGATCGACGTCGGCATCGGCCGCGCCGCGCTGGAGGACGGCGCCGCGTTCGTCGCCGAGCGCAGCCGCCCCTGGTTCGAGTCCGGCCACGACCGCGCCGCCGACGAGCCGCACACCCTCGTGCACTTCGGCAGGCTCACCACCCGCCTCCACGCCCTCGAGGCCCTGTTCGCCCGCGCCGGCGCCGTCCTCGACGCCGCCTACGCGGCCCCCGAGCTCACCGACGAGAACACCGCCGCCGCCTCACTCGCCGTCGCCGAGGCCAAGGCCTTCGCCCAGGACATCTCCGTCCAGATCGCCACCGACATCCTCGAACTCGCCGGCACCAGCGCCGCCGACTCCCGCCACGGCCTCGACCGCCACTGGCGCAACGTCCGCGTCCACTCCCTCCACGACCCCGCCCGCTGGAAGCACCACCACATCGGCAACCACCTCCTCAACGCCGTGAACCCCCCGCGCTACCCCCTCCTCTGA
- a CDS encoding MFS transporter encodes MAVSAFMVTLDNTVTNIALTTIRKHFDVGLSAVTWVTTSYILIFSCLMIAGGRLVDVYGVRRTYTIGMSAFTLASLGAGLSQELSHLIAFRVLQGAGASLALPATLVMVMNKRTDKQKSLGNLVFILTGTVASALGPAIGGLITDAFSWHWIFLINVVPGIVVIALGQLVLEGQTDNGPENVDLPAVLTSATLLFAITYGVHSGSNPKIGWTDPSVLAVFALALISLFSFILVEKWAPNPMINTEFFRNRVFSGAIAGQILWGMGFSGVLTYSGNFVQEVLGWSASQAGAVFIPPAVIIGLVTPVGFWLSTRFGPRIPISMGMVSMSCGLIAFSGLRQGDDFYDLLPGIVLVGVGSALTMPLGLYALKAVPESKTGVAGGLINVGREMAAALGIVVLGALLNAMENSAKAEGKTVVEAQEQGSSAALMLGAALVLIGAIITVSTLQRKSELAEVPAGTPQPSLDASSITSGSFPVIPDWWGTNRKAGIPSAWPPPPPYSPYEATSEEDRTWAGK; translated from the coding sequence GTGGCCGTCAGCGCCTTCATGGTGACCTTGGACAACACGGTCACCAACATCGCCCTGACCACCATCCGCAAGCATTTCGACGTGGGCCTCTCGGCGGTCACCTGGGTCACCACGTCCTACATCCTGATCTTCTCCTGCCTGATGATCGCCGGCGGCCGCCTCGTCGACGTCTACGGCGTCCGCAGGACCTACACGATCGGGATGAGCGCGTTCACCCTCGCCTCCCTCGGCGCGGGCCTCTCGCAGGAGCTCTCCCACCTGATCGCGTTCCGCGTGCTCCAGGGCGCGGGGGCCTCCCTCGCGCTGCCCGCGACGCTCGTCATGGTGATGAACAAGCGGACCGACAAGCAGAAGTCGCTCGGCAACCTCGTCTTCATCCTCACCGGCACCGTCGCGTCCGCGCTCGGCCCCGCCATCGGCGGCCTCATCACCGACGCGTTCAGCTGGCACTGGATCTTCCTGATCAACGTCGTGCCCGGCATCGTCGTCATCGCGCTCGGCCAGCTCGTGCTGGAGGGCCAGACCGACAACGGCCCGGAGAACGTCGACCTGCCCGCGGTCCTCACCTCCGCGACCCTCCTGTTCGCCATCACCTATGGCGTCCACTCGGGAAGCAATCCCAAGATCGGCTGGACGGATCCGAGCGTCCTCGCCGTCTTCGCCCTCGCCCTGATCTCGCTCTTCTCGTTCATCCTGGTCGAGAAGTGGGCGCCCAACCCCATGATCAACACCGAGTTCTTCCGGAACCGGGTGTTCTCGGGCGCGATCGCGGGCCAGATCCTGTGGGGCATGGGGTTCTCCGGTGTCCTCACCTACTCCGGGAACTTCGTCCAGGAGGTCCTCGGCTGGTCGGCGTCCCAGGCGGGCGCGGTCTTCATCCCGCCCGCCGTCATCATCGGCCTGGTGACGCCCGTCGGGTTCTGGCTGTCGACCAGGTTCGGGCCCCGCATCCCCATCTCCATGGGCATGGTGTCCATGTCATGCGGCCTCATCGCCTTCTCCGGGCTGAGGCAGGGCGACGACTTCTACGACCTCCTGCCCGGCATCGTCCTCGTCGGCGTGGGCTCGGCGCTCACGATGCCGCTCGGCCTCTACGCGCTGAAGGCCGTGCCCGAGAGCAAGACGGGCGTCGCGGGCGGGCTCATCAACGTCGGCCGCGAGATGGCCGCCGCGCTGGGCATCGTCGTGCTCGGCGCGCTGCTCAACGCGATGGAGAACTCGGCCAAGGCCGAGGGCAAGACCGTCGTCGAAGCGCAGGAGCAGGGCTCGTCGGCGGCGCTGATGCTCGGCGCGGCCCTCGTGCTGATCGGCGCGATCATCACCGTCAGCACCCTCCAGCGCAAGAGCGAGCTCGCCGAAGTGCCCGCGGGCACGCCGCAGCCCTCCCTCGACGCGTCCTCGATCACTTCCGGGTCCTTCCCCGTCATTCCGGACTGGTGGGGCACCAACCGAAAGGCGGGCATCCCGTCCGCATGGCCGCCGCCCCCGCCTTACAGTCCCTATGAGGCGACTTCGGAGGAGGACCGCACATGGGCCGGAAAGTAG
- a CDS encoding type I polyketide synthase, producing MSEGTGDSQLQGEIRDFLVHEIAHRADLVPDAVDVDRPLEEFGLASRDAVAIAGELEELLGRSLPATLVWEHPTISRIAAALSGAEPAPAAPLPVVSAHRADEAVAVVGLGCRFPGGIDGPEEFWRFLTDGGDAVGEVPDGRWDAFDDGSPEISDLLSSVTKRGGFLDDIAGFDARFFGITPREAAVMDPQQRLVLEVAWEALEHAGLAPAGLRGTRTGVFIGVSAPEYAGLTASDLTRLEAFTATGAALSIVANRLSYLLDLRGPSMIVDTACSSSLVSTHLAVQSLRAGDSDVALAGGVNVLLSPTITMTFDAAGGTASDGRCKAFDASADGMVRAEGCGVLVLKRLADAQRDGDRVLAVVTGTGVNSDGRSNGLVAPNADAQKALLRDLYAGDRDVDYIEAHGTGTFLGDPIEARALGEVLGGDRTEPLLLGSVKSNLGHMEAAAGAAGLIKTVLALHHGTIPASLHYREPNPHIPFGELNLKVADTCTPWPEHARPGRAGVSGFGFGGTNAHIRLEAVPAPEPVAAEPVPVRMFPLSDVAADRLPGYARALLDALDDSAALPDVSATLRRRDPRGRARAAVVARDLDGLRAGLTALADGTPSPAVVTGTAVSTASRPVFVFSGYGAQRAGMAQSLLAEESAFAEAIDDLDGLFAEEAGLDLWNLLEEGRMPEGPDEIMPVLFAVQVGLARVWRSYGVEPSAVIGHSMGEVAAAVVSGALTLADGVKVIVRRSKLMTALVGGGGMAVVGCGQNELQEYDGPTVHPAVLSSPKQTVVTGEADAIEAVLAWASGRGYLARQVKAEGAGHSPQVDPLLPDLRAQLAELAPRVGEVPMYTTALEDPRKLFDGSAPLDAEYWAANLRNPVRLADAVTAAAQDGHRTFIELNAHPILAMAVGETLDGSGAQVLHSLKRAPKGQETDDTLTFHAQLATLAVHGHPVTGPRDGGLVTLPRAPWRHERYWMDGTRRVAGSDTHPLLGAHVELPGEDRHAWQGKAAWDGPYLSAAPLAEMALAAGAEFGGADLGGADLNGADLNGVAVRALELGRLHAVDGEAELSTTLDADGLVAVHVRTPAGVWASLATAETVPADEVAEAPDKADVAGWAAVTGATKGSRHYRLHPEVFDRCLKQLVAETGEDGFVVEAIGELRVYGPTHRGGLCRTSVTRTGAAATGEILLADEDGNPLLVASGVTLARRDVPVPLSAKLVEAVWTEIPLDESDGEADGLVTVTGIDWADAEAAIRAQITADTRHVALVPPADLADEALVLAVAGAVRAMTAQRLWLVTHGARPVLAGEAGRPGQGFLPALVRVLGFEQPGLRATHLDLDVADTAEDVLSREIAAGTTDTEIAYRSGRRYSARLAAASLPEGKPRKAVRKGGAYIITGGYGGIGLVTARLLAERGAGRIVLSGRSGPNAEAEAEIARLRATGAEVAVVLGDVASEGVAARLVAAATEGGTRLRGVVHGAAAMADRLFAEVGPEDLHRVWTAKVAGAWRLHEAVPEDLDFFLMHSSAAALLGSPGQGSYAAANAALDSLVAYRRAHGRAATTVNWGTWAEVGGATEAGVTVIEPLTPAEGVEALEALLAFDRPATGVLRFDAAKAVELFPEIRRMPFYAALVEAAGQAADTDDWPGPDGLRALDPDAARTALRTRVLTRVSAILGFDAGRLDPAIPLTELGLDSLVAIRIKSAIEHDLGLTVPPAVLLQGASVNVFEEWAAGELGLGGAAAAPGADDSAYVMPRDAAERLVARLFEEQLGLARVSVVDDFFALGGQEHQADLVHRTLQAELHTTLDRAALFAEPTAQGVADVIRAVEDEAARQTVRPLQPLGAGRPFFAAHPAGGTTGCYQQLAALIGAAQPFYGLERWEDAPSVEERAARYVEHILKTQPSGPYRLGGWSFGATLAYETARQLTAAGHEVEFVALFDGGVPLPTDDDADNLAKRFAGFAAYLTETYGTEVNLEYAELAGKTEDEMFALVAERAAPVMASLPPAVLHHQLTSHQDTRTLERYAYKPYEGRVILYKAPLPTPWAVQDARYVDLDETNGLGPLCPALEIVEVTGTHHLNLLDPPGVHLIAAHLAGELAH from the coding sequence ATGTCCGAAGGCACCGGGGATTCACAGCTCCAGGGTGAGATCCGAGACTTCCTCGTGCATGAGATAGCACACCGCGCGGACCTGGTTCCCGACGCGGTGGATGTGGACCGTCCGCTGGAGGAATTCGGTCTGGCCTCAAGGGACGCCGTGGCCATCGCCGGCGAACTCGAGGAGCTGCTGGGCCGCTCACTGCCCGCGACCCTGGTGTGGGAGCACCCCACCATCTCCCGCATCGCCGCCGCGCTGAGCGGGGCCGAGCCCGCGCCCGCCGCGCCCCTGCCCGTCGTGTCCGCGCACCGCGCCGACGAGGCGGTGGCCGTGGTCGGCCTCGGCTGCCGCTTCCCGGGCGGGATCGACGGACCTGAGGAGTTCTGGCGGTTCCTGACCGATGGCGGCGACGCCGTCGGTGAGGTCCCCGACGGACGCTGGGACGCCTTCGACGACGGTTCCCCGGAGATATCCGACCTCCTGTCGAGCGTGACCAAGCGCGGCGGTTTCCTCGACGATATCGCTGGTTTCGACGCGCGTTTCTTCGGCATCACCCCGCGAGAGGCCGCCGTCATGGACCCCCAGCAGAGGCTGGTCCTGGAGGTCGCCTGGGAGGCCCTGGAGCACGCGGGCCTGGCCCCCGCCGGGCTGCGCGGCACCCGCACCGGCGTGTTCATCGGCGTGTCCGCGCCCGAGTACGCCGGGCTCACCGCGTCCGACCTCACCCGCCTCGAGGCGTTCACCGCCACCGGCGCGGCCCTGAGCATCGTCGCGAACCGGCTGTCCTACCTGCTCGACCTGCGCGGGCCCTCGATGATCGTGGACACCGCCTGCTCGTCCTCGCTCGTGTCCACCCACCTCGCCGTCCAGTCCCTGCGCGCCGGCGACAGCGACGTGGCCCTCGCGGGCGGCGTGAACGTGCTGCTCTCGCCGACCATCACGATGACGTTCGACGCCGCGGGAGGCACCGCCTCCGACGGCAGGTGCAAGGCGTTCGACGCCTCCGCGGACGGCATGGTCCGCGCCGAAGGCTGCGGCGTGCTCGTCCTCAAGCGGCTCGCCGACGCCCAGCGTGACGGGGACCGGGTCCTCGCCGTCGTCACCGGCACCGGCGTCAACTCCGACGGCCGCTCCAACGGGCTCGTCGCGCCCAACGCCGACGCCCAGAAGGCCCTGCTGCGCGACCTGTACGCGGGCGACCGCGACGTCGACTACATCGAGGCGCACGGCACCGGCACCTTCCTCGGCGACCCGATCGAGGCCCGCGCGCTGGGCGAGGTGCTCGGCGGCGACCGGACGGAGCCGCTGCTGCTCGGCTCGGTGAAGTCCAACCTCGGCCACATGGAGGCCGCGGCGGGCGCCGCCGGGCTCATCAAGACGGTCCTCGCGCTGCACCACGGGACGATCCCCGCGTCGCTGCACTACCGCGAGCCCAACCCGCACATCCCGTTCGGCGAGCTGAACCTCAAGGTCGCCGACACATGCACGCCGTGGCCCGAGCACGCGCGACCGGGCCGCGCCGGCGTCTCCGGTTTCGGATTCGGCGGGACGAACGCCCACATCAGACTTGAAGCGGTCCCCGCGCCGGAGCCGGTCGCCGCCGAGCCCGTCCCGGTCCGGATGTTCCCGCTCTCCGACGTCGCCGCGGACCGCCTGCCCGGCTACGCCCGCGCCCTGCTGGACGCCCTGGACGACTCGGCGGCCCTTCCCGACGTCTCGGCGACCCTGCGCAGGCGCGACCCGCGCGGCAGGGCGCGTGCCGCGGTCGTCGCGCGCGACCTCGACGGCCTGCGTGCCGGGCTCACCGCGCTCGCCGACGGAACCCCCAGCCCCGCCGTCGTCACCGGGACCGCCGTCAGCACCGCGTCCCGGCCCGTCTTCGTGTTCTCCGGGTACGGCGCCCAGCGCGCAGGCATGGCGCAGTCTCTGCTCGCCGAGGAGTCGGCGTTCGCGGAGGCCATCGACGACCTCGACGGGTTGTTCGCCGAAGAGGCCGGGCTCGACCTCTGGAACCTCCTCGAAGAGGGCAGGATGCCCGAGGGGCCCGACGAGATCATGCCGGTGCTCTTCGCCGTCCAGGTCGGCCTGGCCCGCGTTTGGCGCTCCTACGGGGTCGAGCCTTCCGCCGTCATCGGGCACTCGATGGGCGAGGTCGCCGCGGCGGTCGTCTCCGGGGCGCTCACCCTCGCCGACGGCGTCAAGGTGATCGTGCGCCGCTCGAAGCTGATGACCGCGCTCGTCGGCGGCGGCGGGATGGCCGTGGTCGGCTGCGGCCAGAACGAACTCCAGGAGTACGACGGGCCCACCGTGCACCCGGCCGTGCTGTCGTCGCCGAAGCAGACCGTGGTGACGGGTGAGGCGGACGCGATCGAGGCGGTGCTCGCGTGGGCGTCCGGCCGGGGGTACCTCGCCCGGCAGGTCAAGGCCGAAGGCGCGGGGCACTCCCCGCAGGTCGACCCGCTGCTGCCCGACCTGCGCGCCCAGCTCGCCGAGCTGGCGCCGCGCGTCGGCGAGGTGCCGATGTACACCACCGCGCTGGAGGACCCGCGCAAGCTCTTCGACGGCTCCGCGCCGCTCGACGCCGAGTACTGGGCCGCGAACCTCCGCAACCCCGTCCGGCTCGCCGACGCCGTCACCGCGGCCGCGCAGGACGGCCACCGGACCTTCATCGAGCTGAACGCGCACCCGATCCTGGCGATGGCCGTCGGGGAGACCCTGGACGGCTCCGGCGCGCAGGTGCTGCACTCGCTCAAGCGCGCCCCCAAGGGCCAGGAGACCGACGACACCCTCACCTTCCACGCGCAGCTCGCGACCCTCGCCGTGCACGGGCACCCGGTCACCGGGCCGCGCGACGGAGGGCTCGTCACGCTGCCGCGCGCGCCGTGGCGGCACGAGCGGTACTGGATGGACGGCACCCGGCGCGTCGCGGGCTCCGACACGCACCCGCTGCTCGGCGCGCACGTCGAGCTGCCCGGCGAGGACAGGCACGCCTGGCAGGGCAAGGCGGCGTGGGACGGCCCGTATCTTTCGGCCGCCCCGCTCGCCGAGATGGCACTCGCCGCGGGCGCGGAGTTCGGCGGCGCGGATCTCGGCGGCGCGGATCTCAACGGCGCGGATCTCAACGGCGTTGCCGTGCGCGCGCTTGAACTCGGCCGCCTGCACGCCGTCGACGGCGAGGCGGAGCTGAGCACGACCCTTGACGCCGACGGCCTGGTCGCCGTCCACGTCCGCACTCCCGCGGGTGTGTGGGCCTCCCTGGCGACCGCGGAGACCGTCCCCGCGGACGAGGTCGCGGAAGCCCCCGATAAGGCCGACGTAGCAGGATGGGCCGCGGTGACGGGCGCGACGAAGGGGAGCCGCCACTACCGGCTGCACCCCGAGGTCTTCGACCGGTGCCTGAAGCAGCTCGTCGCCGAGACCGGTGAAGACGGGTTCGTCGTCGAGGCCATTGGAGAGCTTCGCGTCTACGGGCCCACCCACCGGGGCGGCCTGTGCCGGACTTCGGTGACCCGTACCGGGGCCGCCGCCACAGGCGAGATACTTCTCGCCGACGAGGACGGCAACCCCCTGCTCGTCGCCTCCGGCGTCACCCTCGCCCGGCGCGACGTGCCCGTGCCGCTGTCGGCCAAGCTCGTCGAGGCGGTCTGGACCGAGATCCCGCTCGACGAGTCCGACGGCGAGGCCGACGGGCTCGTCACCGTCACGGGGATCGACTGGGCCGACGCCGAGGCGGCGATCCGGGCCCAGATCACCGCGGACACCCGGCACGTCGCCCTCGTCCCGCCCGCCGACCTCGCCGACGAGGCGCTGGTCCTCGCCGTCGCCGGGGCGGTCCGGGCGATGACCGCGCAGCGCCTCTGGCTCGTGACGCACGGGGCCAGGCCCGTCCTGGCCGGCGAGGCGGGCCGCCCCGGCCAGGGCTTCCTGCCCGCGCTGGTCCGCGTTCTCGGGTTCGAGCAGCCCGGCCTGCGCGCCACCCACCTGGATCTCGACGTCGCGGACACCGCGGAAGACGTGCTGAGCCGGGAGATCGCCGCGGGGACCACCGACACCGAGATCGCCTACCGTTCCGGCCGCCGCTACAGCGCCCGCCTCGCCGCCGCGTCCCTGCCCGAAGGCAAGCCGCGCAAGGCGGTCCGCAAGGGCGGCGCGTACATCATCACCGGCGGCTACGGCGGCATCGGCCTGGTCACCGCCCGGCTGCTCGCCGAACGCGGTGCCGGCCGGATCGTGCTCTCCGGGCGCTCGGGGCCGAACGCCGAGGCCGAGGCGGAGATCGCCCGGCTGCGCGCGACCGGCGCCGAGGTGGCCGTCGTGCTCGGGGACGTCGCCTCTGAGGGCGTCGCGGCCCGGCTCGTCGCCGCCGCGACCGAGGGCGGGACGCGCCTGCGCGGGGTCGTGCACGGCGCCGCCGCGATGGCCGATCGGCTGTTCGCGGAGGTGGGCCCAGAGGATCTGCACAGGGTGTGGACGGCCAAGGTCGCGGGCGCGTGGCGGCTGCACGAGGCGGTCCCCGAAGACCTCGACTTCTTCCTCATGCACTCCTCGGCCGCCGCCCTGCTCGGCTCGCCGGGACAGGGCTCCTACGCCGCCGCCAACGCCGCGCTGGACTCCCTCGTCGCCTACCGCCGCGCCCACGGGCGGGCCGCGACCACCGTGAACTGGGGCACCTGGGCCGAGGTCGGCGGCGCCACCGAGGCCGGTGTCACCGTCATCGAACCGCTGACGCCCGCCGAAGGCGTAGAGGCCCTCGAGGCGCTCCTCGCCTTCGACCGGCCGGCCACCGGCGTCCTGCGGTTCGACGCCGCCAAGGCCGTCGAGCTCTTCCCCGAGATCCGCCGGATGCCCTTCTACGCCGCGCTCGTCGAGGCCGCGGGCCAGGCCGCCGACACCGACGACTGGCCGGGCCCCGACGGCCTGCGCGCCCTCGACCCCGACGCCGCCCGCACCGCCCTGCGCACCCGGGTGCTCACCCGCGTCTCGGCGATCCTCGGTTTCGACGCGGGCCGCCTCGACCCGGCGATCCCGCTCACCGAACTCGGCCTCGACTCCCTGGTCGCCATCCGGATCAAGAGCGCCATCGAACACGACCTCGGCCTGACCGTCCCGCCCGCCGTCCTCCTCCAGGGCGCCAGCGTGAACGTCTTCGAGGAGTGGGCCGCGGGCGAACTCGGGCTCGGCGGCGCCGCGGCCGCGCCGGGAGCCGACGACAGCGCTTACGTGATGCCCCGCGACGCCGCCGAACGCCTCGTCGCCCGCCTCTTCGAGGAACAGCTCGGGCTGGCCCGCGTCAGCGTCGTCGACGACTTCTTCGCGCTCGGCGGCCAAGAGCACCAGGCCGATCTCGTCCACCGGACCCTTCAGGCGGAACTCCACACCACGCTCGACCGGGCCGCGCTCTTCGCCGAACCGACCGCCCAGGGCGTCGCCGACGTCATCCGGGCGGTCGAGGACGAGGCGGCCAGGCAGACCGTGCGGCCCCTCCAGCCGCTCGGCGCGGGCCGGCCCTTCTTCGCCGCGCACCCCGCGGGCGGCACCACCGGCTGCTACCAGCAGCTCGCCGCCCTCATCGGTGCCGCGCAGCCGTTCTACGGGCTCGAACGCTGGGAGGACGCCCCCAGCGTCGAAGAACGCGCCGCGCGCTATGTCGAGCACATCCTCAAGACCCAGCCGTCCGGCCCCTACCGGCTCGGAGGCTGGTCGTTCGGCGCGACCCTCGCCTACGAGACCGCACGGCAGCTCACCGCCGCCGGGCACGAGGTCGAGTTCGTCGCGCTGTTCGACGGCGGCGTCCCGCTGCCCACCGACGACGACGCCGACAACCTCGCCAAGAGGTTCGCCGGATTCGCCGCCTACCTGACCGAGACGTACGGGACGGAGGTGAACCTGGAGTACGCGGAGCTCGCCGGGAAGACCGAGGACGAGATGTTCGCCCTCGTCGCCGAACGGGCCGCACCCGTGATGGCGTCCCTGCCGCCCGCCGTACTGCACCACCAGCTCACCTCGCACCAGGACACCCGGACGCTGGAGAGGTACGCCTACAAGCCCTACGAGGGACGGGTGATCCTCTACAAGGCGCCCCTGCCCACCCCGTGGGCCGTCCAGGACGCCCGTTACGTCGATCTCGACGAGACCAACGGGCTCGGGCCGCTCTGCCCTGCGCTGGAGATCGTCGAGGTCACCGGGACGCACCACCTCAACCTGCTGGACCCGCCCGGTGTACATCTCATCGCGGCGCATCTGGCCGGTGAACTGGCCCACTAG
- the ccrA gene encoding crotonyl-CoA carboxylase/reductase, producing the protein MSDLLQAVINGASPEELLNTDLPESFRAAYTLRDEVGIFEGQTDKDVRKSLHVGEVAMPEIAPDECVVAVMSAAINFNTVWSAIFEPVPTFAFLEKFGRSGPGGARHDLPYHILGSDGSGVVVRTGIGVKNWKVGDKVVISPAYVDEEDHASYDDGMMTESQLAWGFETNFGSLAEYCVVKANQLIKKPAHLSWEESAASTLCAATAYRMLVGSHGAQMKQGDVVLVWGGTGGLGSYATQLVKNGGGIPVAVVGSEDKAALVRRQGTEHVINRNELGLGPEGFRNRKAGRILGEAIRSLVGEDPQIVFEYLGAETFGTSVYVAKRGGKIVTCGSSTGYRHEYDNRFLWMRLKSIIGSHGFNYHEAVQTNRLISLGMIHPTLSSVFDLDTAADATRAVQTNQHTGKVALLCAAPSEGLGIDDRELREKIGEDKINLYRS; encoded by the coding sequence ATGTCTGACCTGCTCCAGGCCGTGATCAACGGCGCCTCCCCCGAGGAGCTGCTCAACACCGACCTTCCGGAGTCGTTCCGGGCGGCGTACACCCTGCGCGACGAGGTCGGGATCTTCGAGGGCCAGACCGACAAGGACGTGCGCAAGTCCCTGCACGTCGGCGAGGTCGCGATGCCGGAGATCGCGCCGGACGAGTGCGTCGTCGCCGTGATGTCGGCGGCCATCAACTTCAACACCGTCTGGTCGGCCATCTTCGAGCCCGTCCCGACCTTCGCCTTCCTGGAGAAGTTCGGCCGGTCCGGCCCGGGCGGAGCCCGGCACGACCTGCCGTACCACATCCTCGGCTCCGACGGCTCCGGCGTCGTCGTGCGCACCGGCATCGGCGTGAAGAACTGGAAGGTCGGCGACAAGGTCGTCATCTCCCCGGCCTACGTCGACGAGGAGGACCACGCCTCCTACGACGACGGCATGATGACCGAGTCACAGCTCGCGTGGGGTTTCGAGACCAACTTCGGCTCGCTCGCCGAGTACTGCGTCGTCAAGGCCAACCAGCTCATCAAGAAGCCCGCCCACCTGTCGTGGGAGGAGTCGGCGGCGAGCACCCTGTGCGCGGCGACCGCCTACCGCATGCTCGTCGGCTCGCACGGCGCCCAGATGAAGCAGGGCGACGTCGTCCTGGTCTGGGGCGGCACCGGCGGCCTCGGCTCGTACGCGACCCAGCTCGTCAAGAACGGCGGCGGCATCCCCGTCGCGGTCGTCGGCTCCGAGGACAAGGCCGCCCTGGTCCGCCGCCAGGGCACCGAGCACGTCATCAACCGCAACGAGCTCGGTCTCGGCCCGGAGGGCTTCCGCAACCGCAAGGCGGGCCGGATCCTCGGTGAGGCGATCCGCTCGCTCGTCGGCGAGGACCCCCAGATCGTCTTCGAGTACCTGGGCGCCGAGACCTTCGGCACCTCGGTCTACGTCGCGAAGCGCGGCGGCAAGATCGTCACCTGCGGCTCCTCGACGGGTTACCGGCACGAGTACGACAACCGCTTCCTGTGGATGCGCCTGAAGAGCATCATCGGCTCGCACGGCTTCAACTACCACGAGGCCGTCCAGACCAACCGCCTCATCAGCCTTGGCATGATCCACCCCACCCTGTCGAGCGTCTTCGACCTCGACACGGCCGCCGACGCCACCCGCGCCGTCCAGACCAACCAGCACACCGGCAAGGTCGCCCTCCTGTGCGCCGCCCCCTCCGAGGGGCTCGGCATCGACGACCGCGAACTGCGCGAGAAGATCGGCGAAGACAAGATCAACCTCTACCGCTCGTGA